ATTAAGGAAGAAGACGCGCAGGACGATGATTTTATTCGTCTGGTGGCTGAACGTTAATCCTGACACACACGTTTGTGTCGCTATGGAGTGACTCATGCGTTGGAAGAATCCCTGGTTTGATCCCCTAAAATCTCATCATCAGATTGACGGTTTTCGTAATCTGGAACCTCACTTACGGAAATCGGGTGATGTTGAGCGTTGGCGAAGAGAGCGGAAAGAACAGGGATTGCCCCATCCACCTGATGGGGGCTATGCAACCTTCATTAAAAAGTGGTGGCAAAAGGCTGAACTCAAAGGGCACGACAACCGTGTATGGTGGCTAGGCCATGCAACCGTCATGTTGCGCATCAATGGCCGATATTTACTGACTGACCCTGTCTTTTCCCGGCGAGCCTCGCCGCTCTCTTTTGCCGGCCCACAACGTAAGACTCCCCCTCCATTACGCATCAATGAATTGCACCAACTCGATGCGGTTCTGATTTCGCATAATCATTATGATCATCTGGACAGTGCTACCGTTCGCCAGATTGCCTGTCGTTTTCCACAGACACGTTTCTTTGTCCCACTGGGGCTAAAGCAATGGTTTCTCCGCCGAGGAATTCGCTGTGTGACTGAGTTGGATTGGGGGCAGAGTTATAGCTGGCAGTTGATGACATTCACCGCAGTGCCTGCGCAACACTGGAGCATGCGTTCGTTCTGGGATCGTAATCGCAGTTTATGGTGCGGCTGGATAATCGAATGCGAGAGTTTACGAGTTTGGTTTAGTGGTGATACCGGCTATACCGCAAGTCTGGCAGACATCGCACTTAGCAGAGGCCCTTTAGATGTTGCGATGATTCCGATTGGCGCCTATTCACCACGCTGGTTTATGAGTAGCCATCATATGGATCCGCAGCAGGCAGTTGCGCTATGGCAGCAATTAAACAGACCTTTTGCGGTTCCTATCCACTGGGGGGTGTTTGAGCTGGCCGATGAATCACTGGATATGCCGCCACAAGAGTTGTTGCAAGCTCTGGATAACAATGATGACCAAAGCCGGTTCTTCGCACCTCTCCGTATTGGTCAAAGTTTACCCTTACTTAAAATAATAGTTTAAATATTATCCAGAAAGTTAAAGTGTTATATGTGACAAGCTAAGATAATTATTTTATATGACTAATATAGCGAAACGTTTTTATTGCCTCTTAGTGAAGCAGGGTGTCATTAAACGTTCATTATTTTGGTGCAATATAAATAGCTTACTGCTCAAGCTTTATTCATTCTGGCAATCGATCTATT
The nucleotide sequence above comes from Buttiauxella selenatireducens. Encoded proteins:
- a CDS encoding MBL fold metallo-hydrolase, producing the protein MRWKNPWFDPLKSHHQIDGFRNLEPHLRKSGDVERWRRERKEQGLPHPPDGGYATFIKKWWQKAELKGHDNRVWWLGHATVMLRINGRYLLTDPVFSRRASPLSFAGPQRKTPPPLRINELHQLDAVLISHNHYDHLDSATVRQIACRFPQTRFFVPLGLKQWFLRRGIRCVTELDWGQSYSWQLMTFTAVPAQHWSMRSFWDRNRSLWCGWIIECESLRVWFSGDTGYTASLADIALSRGPLDVAMIPIGAYSPRWFMSSHHMDPQQAVALWQQLNRPFAVPIHWGVFELADESLDMPPQELLQALDNNDDQSRFFAPLRIGQSLPLLKIIV